CCAATAGTAACCCTCGACGTCGCGCTTGGCCAGGTCCCCGGTCAGGTACCAACCACCGGCGAAGCACTTGCGGTAGCGCGCCTCTTCGTTCAGGTAGCCGCGAAACATCGAAGGCCAGCCCGGCCTTAAGGCCAACTCGCCCGGCTCGCCGTCCGGCAGGACTTCCACCGAGCCGTCCTCGTGGCGCCGCACGATGCCCGCCTCGATGCCGGGCAAGGGGCGGCCCATCGAGCCGGGCTTGATGTCCATCGCGGCGTAGTTGGCGATCATGATGCCGCCGGTCTCGGTCTGCCACCAGTTGTCGTGGATGGGGAGGCCCAGGGCCTCCACGCCCCAGAGCACCGCCTCGGGGTTGAGCGGCTCGCCGACGCTGGCGACGAAACGCAGCCGGCTCAAGTCGCGGCTGCGCGAGAGCTCGCTCCCGCCCTTCATCATCATCCGCACCGCGGTCGGGGCGGTGTACCAGACGTTCACCCGCTGTTCCTCGAGGATCTGGTACCAGCGCTGGGCGTCGAAATCTTGCGCGTCGACGATCAT
The sequence above is drawn from the Deltaproteobacteria bacterium PRO3 genome and encodes:
- a CDS encoding acetate--CoA ligase encodes the protein MIVDAQDFDAQRWYQILEEQRVNVWYTAPTAVRMMMKGGSELSRSRDLSRLRFVASVGEPLNPEAVLWGVEALGLPIHDNWWQTETGGIMIANYAAMDIKPGSMGRPLPGIEAGIVRRHEDGSVEVLPDGEPGELALRPGWPSMFRGYLNEEARYRKCFAGGWYLTGDLAKRDVEGYYWFVGRADDMIKSAGHLIGPFEVESALLEHAAVAEAGVIGKPDPTVGEVVKAFVSLKPGYEAGEALKRELLGFARTRLGAAVAPKEIDILPALPRTRSGKILRRLLKARELGLPEGDTSTLEGGA